The stretch of DNA CGAGGAAGCACACCCCGCTGAGGagcgtgaggaggagcgccgACCCACAAATGACCGAGGTGTGGTagagcaccagcgccagcccCGGACCCGACatgagcagcacgccgccAATAAAGAGGCCGATTGTTTTGAAGGCGTCGAGCGgctcgtcatcatcgccgccgaattcgtcgctgccggcgccgcggccacaTAAGACGAAGGGGATAGGGGTAAAGCAGTAGAGCACGAGACTCATCAGCGGCCACGCATTTCGCTTTTTTACCGCGGTGCAGCCCAAAATCAAGAAGAGGAAGCCCATCACCAGGCAGAAGGCCGAGATGATGAGTTGGCGAAGGTCAGACATGGCCACCGactggagggggagggagggagctg from Leishmania panamensis strain MHOM/PA/94/PSC-1 chromosome 25 sequence encodes:
- a CDS encoding hypothetical protein (TriTrypDB/GeneDB-style sysID: LpmP.25.1960), whose amino-acid sequence is MSDLRQLIISAFCLVMGFLFLILGCTAVKKRNAWPLMSLVLYCFTPIPFVLCGRGAGSDEFGGDDDEPLDAFKTIGLFIGGVLLMSGPGLALVLYHTSVICGSALLLTLLSGVCFLGATVSLTVTTTHEEDADDGYNF